Proteins encoded in a region of the Sphingopyxis sp. OAS728 genome:
- a CDS encoding TonB-dependent receptor: MRVYLFGAALLAGVLPAQAQDNSNIQGEVVVTAQRASADYLSDEQTVVGLRRAADSAIQPVQFTSDSRDEDMRKREIHAMLEAAIRRADGAGIELVTGEFELTKLTLANFKDLVFGRGQRPDTSEIELYVKASLAGSVGSAQGRIDNFIKAVPPNGRALLEKNGAITLTIINPDQYRPEIVKLVAAEALKTAGAFGPDYGVEVAGLNEQLIWAQASATEVFLYIPYRFTVRPKG; this comes from the coding sequence ATGCGAGTCTATCTATTCGGCGCGGCGCTGCTGGCCGGCGTGCTGCCGGCACAGGCGCAGGACAACAGCAATATCCAGGGCGAGGTGGTGGTGACAGCACAGCGTGCGTCGGCCGATTATCTTTCGGACGAACAGACGGTCGTCGGGTTGCGCCGCGCCGCGGACAGCGCGATCCAGCCGGTGCAATTCACTTCCGATTCGCGCGACGAGGATATGCGCAAGCGCGAGATCCATGCGATGCTCGAGGCCGCGATCCGGCGAGCTGACGGCGCCGGCATCGAGCTCGTCACCGGCGAATTCGAACTCACCAAGCTGACTCTCGCCAATTTCAAGGATCTGGTCTTTGGGCGCGGCCAGCGGCCGGACACGAGCGAGATCGAACTCTATGTAAAGGCAAGCCTCGCGGGGTCGGTCGGCAGCGCGCAGGGACGGATCGACAATTTCATCAAGGCGGTGCCGCCGAATGGCCGCGCGCTGCTGGAAAAGAATGGCGCGATCACGCTGACGATCATCAATCCCGACCAATATCGCCCGGAGATCGTCAAGCTCGTCGCGGCAGAGGCGCTCAAGACGGCGGGTGCCTTTGGACCCGATTATGGGGTCGAGGTCGCGGGGCTCAACGAGCAACTCATCTGGGCCCAGGCTAGCGCGACGGAAGTGTTTCTCTATATCCCCTATCGCTTCACTGTCCGGCCAAAAGGGTAA
- a CDS encoding sulfatase-like hydrolase/transferase: MQIWGQVWQMQIARGFPWRWALWWLVLPNLAFIAMWPIGGPRMAVPMTICGVITLLASGWSHHPARTMLAIAMFAFSLMLYTTMSFNLEPTEMLNSIEFAGELDPIQSPEYLLGGLLLVASLVALVVLGPRIPPLRTRDHRILAVALILLLINADVFATAATRGSYKMRAPEGAPVDSAVIQNDIGPATVKARNLLVIVVESWGVSSDPYDRALQDRLWNPGRWSARYEVTRGKSRYYGSTTSAELRELCGVWSAGFKSYDFDHADCLPEKFRAAGFRVEALHSFNGIFFDRAIWYPKIGFERALFAKELIAMGADRCSGSVFPGACDNDIPRLIGQRLREAPGQRKFLYWLTLNGHIPVPANPELGTDNCRIGDAAWRDQYPMLCRGFELQRQLADGITTEIMKPDFPDTDILIVGDHMPPYFNRDMRVRFDAAHVPWIMLRSRQGGKPLAPARAAS; encoded by the coding sequence ATGCAAATTTGGGGGCAAGTCTGGCAAATGCAGATCGCGCGCGGTTTCCCTTGGCGCTGGGCCTTATGGTGGCTCGTGTTGCCGAACCTGGCGTTCATCGCCATGTGGCCGATCGGCGGGCCAAGGATGGCGGTGCCGATGACGATATGCGGCGTGATCACCCTGCTGGCGTCGGGCTGGAGCCATCATCCCGCGCGGACAATGCTCGCCATCGCCATGTTTGCCTTCAGCCTGATGCTCTACACGACGATGTCGTTCAATCTCGAACCGACAGAGATGCTGAATTCGATCGAATTTGCGGGTGAGCTCGATCCTATCCAGTCGCCCGAATATCTGCTTGGCGGCCTGTTGCTGGTGGCATCGCTTGTTGCGCTCGTCGTGCTCGGACCGAGGATTCCGCCGCTCAGGACGCGCGACCATAGGATTCTGGCCGTTGCTCTGATTCTGTTGCTGATCAACGCCGATGTGTTTGCAACCGCCGCGACGCGCGGTTCCTATAAGATGCGTGCACCCGAAGGCGCACCGGTCGATTCCGCTGTGATTCAGAACGATATCGGGCCTGCGACGGTCAAAGCCCGGAACCTGCTGGTGATTGTGGTCGAATCCTGGGGCGTCTCGTCCGATCCCTACGACCGCGCGCTGCAGGATCGGCTCTGGAACCCGGGGCGATGGAGCGCGCGTTACGAGGTGACGCGCGGCAAGAGCCGTTATTACGGGTCGACAACGAGCGCCGAACTGCGCGAGCTTTGCGGCGTCTGGTCGGCAGGTTTCAAATCCTATGATTTCGACCACGCCGATTGCCTGCCGGAAAAATTTCGCGCCGCGGGTTTTCGGGTCGAGGCGCTGCACAGCTTCAACGGCATCTTCTTCGATCGCGCCATCTGGTATCCGAAGATCGGTTTCGAGCGCGCATTGTTCGCGAAAGAACTGATCGCGATGGGGGCCGATCGGTGCAGCGGCAGCGTGTTTCCGGGCGCGTGCGATAATGACATCCCGCGCCTGATCGGCCAGCGGCTGCGCGAAGCTCCGGGCCAGCGCAAATTTCTCTATTGGCTCACTCTCAACGGTCATATTCCGGTGCCGGCCAATCCGGAGTTGGGCACCGATAATTGCCGGATTGGCGATGCGGCGTGGCGCGACCAATATCCGATGTTGTGTCGCGGCTTCGAATTGCAGCGCCAACTTGCCGACGGCATCACGACCGAAATCATGAAGCCCGATTTCCCGGATACCGACATTTTAATCGTCGGCGACCATATGCCGCCCTATTTCAACCGCGATATGCGCGTGCGGTTCGACGCTGCACATGTCCCCTGGATCATGCTGCGCAGTCGGCAAGGTGGCAAACCGCTCGCGCCAGCCCGCGCCGCGTCATAA
- a CDS encoding PspC domain-containing protein: MKQGFRKNRRDGMIFGVCAGMSDQFGIDVLWTRVGFVALTLLGFGLPLLLYLAVAILAP; the protein is encoded by the coding sequence ATGAAACAGGGTTTTCGCAAGAATCGTCGCGACGGGATGATCTTCGGCGTATGCGCCGGGATGTCAGACCAGTTCGGCATCGACGTCTTGTGGACGCGCGTCGGCTTTGTTGCCCTGACGCTTTTGGGCTTCGGCCTGCCTCTGCTGCTGTACCTCGCCGTCGCGATCCTCGCGCCCTAG
- the recF gene encoding DNA replication/repair protein RecF (All proteins in this family for which functions are known are DNA-binding proteins that assist the filamentation of RecA onto DNA for the initiation of recombination or recombinational repair.), producing the protein MTLTRLSLTDFRNHAGADMAAAPGLVALYGDNGAGKTNILEAISLLAPGRGLRRAALSDMVRDGASGGFAVFAEVQAGADLAPVALGTGIEAAQPGRRIVRINGATAAATALGDWLAVLWLTPAMDRLFVETAGNRRRFLDRLVLALDPRHAQHSNRYEAALRARGKLLADPAQADKQWLTILEAQLAEHGAAMDAARQHMLAGLSAELAGQPDAPFARPLLTLVDSDGVAREGAHDVEALKMLFASRRRIDAAAGRATAGPHRDDLSAVHAATGRAAARCSTGEQKAMLLSLVLAHSDSVARARGQRPVLLLDEVAAHLDPLRRGALYERLAGQGGQAWLTGTEAALFDDMPGPVTRFRISGGRIAAG; encoded by the coding sequence ATGACGCTGACCCGCCTTTCGCTGACCGATTTTCGCAATCATGCCGGCGCGGACATGGCGGCCGCCCCCGGGCTTGTCGCGCTGTATGGCGACAATGGCGCGGGCAAGACCAATATATTGGAAGCGATCTCGCTGCTCGCGCCGGGCCGCGGGCTGCGCCGCGCGGCGCTGTCCGACATGGTGCGCGACGGGGCGAGCGGCGGCTTCGCGGTCTTCGCCGAGGTTCAGGCGGGCGCCGACCTTGCGCCGGTGGCGCTGGGGACCGGGATCGAGGCCGCACAGCCCGGGCGGCGGATCGTCCGCATCAATGGCGCGACCGCTGCGGCGACGGCGCTGGGTGACTGGCTGGCGGTGCTGTGGCTCACCCCCGCGATGGATCGGCTGTTCGTCGAGACGGCGGGCAACCGGCGGCGCTTCCTCGACCGGCTTGTGCTCGCGCTAGACCCACGGCACGCGCAGCACAGCAATCGGTACGAGGCGGCGCTCCGCGCACGGGGCAAGCTGCTCGCCGATCCCGCGCAAGCCGACAAGCAATGGCTCACAATCCTCGAGGCGCAGCTCGCCGAGCATGGCGCGGCGATGGACGCGGCGCGGCAGCATATGCTCGCCGGCTTGTCCGCCGAGCTTGCGGGGCAGCCCGACGCGCCCTTCGCGCGGCCGTTATTGACGCTGGTCGACAGCGATGGGGTGGCGCGTGAGGGGGCGCACGATGTCGAGGCGCTGAAAATGCTCTTCGCATCGCGCCGGCGCATCGACGCGGCGGCGGGCCGGGCGACCGCCGGGCCGCACCGCGACGATCTGTCCGCCGTCCACGCCGCGACCGGTCGCGCGGCGGCGCGTTGCTCGACGGGCGAGCAAAAGGCGATGCTGCTATCGCTTGTCCTTGCGCACAGCGACAGTGTTGCGCGCGCGCGTGGGCAGCGGCCGGTGCTGCTCCTCGACGAGGTTGCGGCGCATCTCGACCCGCTGCGGCGCGGCGCGCTTTACGAGCGGCTGGCGGGGCAGGGCGGGCAGGCGTGGCTGACGGGGACCGAGGCGGCGCTGTTCGACGACATGCCGGGGCCGGTCACGCGCTTTCGCATCAGCGGTGGGCGGATCGCCGCAGGTTAG
- the arsC gene encoding arsenate reductase (glutaredoxin) (This arsenate reductase requires both glutathione and glutaredoxin to convert arsenate to arsenite, after which the efflux transporter formed by ArsA and ArsB can extrude the arsenite from the cell, providing resistance.), whose product MNATIWHNPACGTSRKTLAILQETPGVALTVVEYLKNPYSEDKLRQLFKDAGLTARDALRLRGTDAEERGLKDASEDEIVAAMAANPAYVERPFVETDKGVRLCRPQDRVHEIL is encoded by the coding sequence ATGAACGCGACCATCTGGCACAACCCCGCTTGCGGCACCTCGCGCAAGACGCTGGCGATCCTCCAGGAAACGCCCGGCGTCGCGCTGACCGTCGTCGAATATCTCAAAAATCCGTACAGCGAGGACAAGCTCCGCCAGCTGTTCAAGGACGCCGGCCTCACCGCCCGCGACGCGCTGCGCCTGCGCGGGACCGATGCCGAGGAACGCGGCCTGAAGGACGCGAGCGAAGATGAAATCGTCGCCGCGATGGCCGCCAATCCTGCCTATGTTGAACGCCCCTTCGTCGAAACCGACAAGGGCGTAAGACTGTGCCGCCCGCAGGACCGGGTGCACGAGATCCTCTAA
- a CDS encoding murein L,D-transpeptidase catalytic domain family protein: MGALAATSARAQLPNWIQQPVAPLPPPVDYIAVAKKQLAMQGRNIPQSDRVGVVDFGLPSSRPRFALVDMVAGKVEMFPVTHGRGSDPQHDGWLKSFSNRMGSLATSRGAYRTSDYYWGSNGSSMRLAGLEPDNYSADQRAIVVHGAWYADPALIATQGKLGRSEGCFVFGEELLPMILYKLGPGRLLFADRLSEPPPMPKLFELPPADPLPGMENMRRASSVSGPLPKTAD; this comes from the coding sequence GTGGGGGCACTGGCCGCCACGTCGGCGCGCGCGCAACTGCCCAACTGGATTCAGCAGCCGGTTGCGCCCTTGCCGCCGCCGGTCGACTATATTGCCGTAGCGAAGAAGCAGCTCGCGATGCAGGGACGCAATATCCCGCAGAGCGACCGCGTCGGCGTGGTCGATTTCGGCCTGCCGTCGTCGCGTCCGCGCTTTGCGCTCGTCGACATGGTCGCGGGCAAGGTCGAGATGTTCCCGGTGACGCACGGGCGCGGGTCGGACCCGCAGCACGACGGCTGGCTCAAGAGCTTTTCGAACCGCATGGGGTCGCTCGCGACCTCGCGCGGTGCGTATCGCACGAGCGATTATTATTGGGGCTCGAACGGATCGTCGATGCGCCTCGCGGGACTGGAGCCCGACAATTACTCGGCCGACCAGCGTGCGATCGTCGTGCATGGCGCATGGTACGCCGACCCGGCGCTAATCGCGACGCAGGGGAAGCTGGGGCGCAGCGAGGGCTGTTTCGTCTTTGGCGAAGAGCTGCTCCCGATGATCCTATACAAGCTCGGGCCGGGGCGCCTGCTGTTCGCCGACCGGCTGAGCGAACCGCCACCGATGCCGAAGCTGTTCGAGCTGCCGCCAGCCGATCCGCTGCCGGGGATGGAGAATATGCGGCGCGCGAGCTCGGTCAGCGGGCCGCTGCCGAAGACGGCGGATTGA
- a CDS encoding L,D-transpeptidase family protein has protein sequence MAKNAPFSARHTAALLLPLSLLAAPALAQPGVKEDSVILQPDKVKDDAPVVETAAEANLPSWTKQNAEALLVSIEGVGAEGLFPKDYSPDALAAAIMGGDQARLDKTATDTFLLLATHLRDGRTPNAARKQWFMVDSDGDNEPLLSLLAAALGAGTVSETLATLDPVHPDFAALKASLKKAKTPADANAIRVNMERWRWMPRALGERYVVSNVPEYLTRVVHGGTIIATHKAVVGKNSTPTPQLNPMATGIIVNPTWTLPRSIINEGIGATIARNPAAARAQGYTWTGSGKTLSVVQKAGANNALGVMKMEMLNPHAIYLHDTPSKGAFAAAARAFSHGCIRTERALHFSGLMAVMFAGKSPEEFGEAIASGETTRFGFDSPFPVYVAYWTVIPDGKGGVKKLADIYGRDAPVVASFSQPGRPTATIIAPTPPAVVPTVTTARATTPGTSGIY, from the coding sequence ATGGCCAAAAACGCTCCCTTTTCCGCGCGTCACACTGCGGCGCTACTCCTTCCTCTCAGCCTGCTCGCGGCGCCCGCTTTGGCGCAGCCGGGGGTCAAGGAGGATTCGGTGATCCTTCAGCCCGACAAGGTGAAGGACGACGCGCCCGTAGTCGAAACCGCGGCCGAGGCGAATTTGCCGAGCTGGACGAAGCAGAATGCCGAAGCGTTGCTCGTCTCGATCGAAGGCGTCGGCGCCGAGGGCCTGTTTCCCAAGGATTATAGCCCCGACGCGCTCGCCGCGGCGATCATGGGCGGCGACCAGGCGCGGCTCGACAAGACCGCGACCGACACCTTCCTGCTGCTCGCGACGCACCTGCGCGACGGGCGCACGCCGAATGCCGCGCGCAAACAATGGTTCATGGTCGACAGCGATGGCGATAACGAGCCCCTGCTCTCGCTGCTCGCCGCCGCGCTCGGCGCGGGCACGGTGAGCGAAACGCTCGCAACGCTCGACCCCGTGCATCCCGACTTCGCGGCGCTCAAGGCCTCGCTCAAGAAAGCGAAAACCCCCGCCGATGCCAATGCGATCCGCGTCAACATGGAACGCTGGCGCTGGATGCCGCGCGCGCTCGGCGAACGCTACGTCGTCAGCAACGTTCCCGAATATCTGACCCGCGTCGTCCACGGCGGCACGATCATCGCGACGCACAAGGCCGTCGTCGGCAAGAATTCGACCCCGACGCCGCAGCTCAACCCGATGGCGACGGGCATCATCGTCAACCCGACCTGGACGCTGCCGCGCAGCATCATCAACGAAGGCATCGGCGCTACGATCGCGCGCAACCCCGCCGCTGCGCGCGCGCAGGGTTATACCTGGACCGGCAGCGGAAAGACCCTGTCGGTCGTGCAAAAGGCCGGTGCGAACAACGCGCTCGGCGTGATGAAGATGGAGATGCTCAACCCGCATGCCATCTATCTGCACGACACCCCGTCGAAGGGCGCCTTCGCCGCCGCCGCACGCGCGTTCAGCCATGGCTGCATCCGCACCGAGCGCGCGCTCCATTTCTCGGGCCTGATGGCGGTGATGTTCGCGGGCAAGAGCCCCGAAGAGTTTGGTGAGGCGATCGCCAGTGGCGAGACAACGCGCTTCGGCTTCGACAGCCCCTTCCCCGTCTATGTCGCCTATTGGACCGTCATTCCCGACGGCAAGGGCGGCGTGAAAAAGCTCGCCGACATCTATGGCCGCGATGCGCCCGTGGTGGCGAGCTTCTCGCAGCCCGGCCGCCCGACCGCAACGATCATCGCGCCAACGCCGCCTGCGGTCGTGCCGACGGTCACGACCGCGCGCGCGACGACGCCAGGGACTTCAGGGATTTATTGA
- the accC gene encoding acetyl-CoA carboxylase biotin carboxylase subunit encodes MGIEKLLIANRGEIALRIHRACHEMGIKTVAVHSTADADAMHVRLADEAVCIGPPAAKDSYLNIPAIISAAEITGADAIHPGYGFLSENERFAEIIEAHDMVFVGPKPEHIRTMGDKVEAKRTAVALGLPVVPGSPGAVTFSEETKTLAKEIGYPVLIKAASGGGGRGMKVVPDEDSLESLMGQASSEAAAAFGDPTVYMEKYLGNPRHIEFQVFGDGKGNAIHLGERDCSLQRRHQKVLEEAPSPIISAEERARMGGICADAMAKMGYRGAGTIEFLWENGEFFFIEMNTRIQVEHPVTEMITGFDLVREQIRIAGGAGLSVKQEDLEFRGHAMECRINAEDPRTFLPSPGKVTNYHAAGGMHVRVDSGLYAGYSIPPYYDSMIGKLIVYGRTRESCMMRMRRALEEMVIAGVKTNIPLHQALLADPDVIHGDYTIKWLEEWLAKQDEAAKG; translated from the coding sequence ATGGGCATTGAAAAACTCCTGATCGCCAACCGCGGCGAGATCGCGCTGCGCATCCATCGCGCGTGCCACGAAATGGGCATCAAGACCGTCGCGGTCCACTCGACCGCCGACGCCGACGCGATGCACGTCCGCCTCGCCGACGAGGCGGTGTGCATCGGCCCGCCGGCGGCGAAGGACAGCTATCTCAACATCCCCGCGATCATCTCGGCCGCCGAAATCACCGGCGCCGACGCGATCCACCCCGGCTATGGCTTCCTGTCCGAAAACGAGCGCTTCGCCGAGATCATCGAGGCGCACGACATGGTCTTCGTCGGGCCGAAGCCCGAGCATATCCGCACGATGGGCGACAAGGTCGAAGCAAAGCGCACTGCGGTCGCGCTCGGCCTCCCCGTCGTTCCGGGCTCGCCCGGCGCCGTGACCTTCAGCGAAGAGACGAAGACGCTCGCGAAGGAAATCGGCTATCCGGTGCTGATCAAGGCCGCCTCGGGCGGCGGCGGGCGCGGCATGAAGGTCGTCCCCGACGAGGACAGCCTCGAAAGCCTGATGGGTCAGGCCTCGTCCGAAGCGGCGGCCGCCTTTGGCGACCCGACCGTTTACATGGAAAAATATCTCGGCAACCCGCGCCACATCGAATTCCAGGTGTTCGGCGACGGCAAGGGCAACGCCATCCACCTCGGCGAACGCGACTGCTCGCTGCAGCGCCGCCACCAGAAGGTGCTCGAAGAAGCCCCCTCGCCGATCATTTCGGCCGAGGAACGCGCGCGCATGGGCGGCATCTGCGCCGATGCGATGGCGAAAATGGGTTATCGCGGCGCCGGCACGATCGAGTTCCTGTGGGAAAATGGCGAATTCTTCTTCATCGAGATGAACACGCGCATCCAGGTCGAGCATCCGGTGACCGAGATGATCACCGGCTTCGACCTCGTCCGCGAACAGATCCGTATCGCGGGCGGCGCGGGCCTGTCGGTCAAGCAGGAAGACTTGGAATTCCGCGGCCATGCGATGGAATGCCGCATCAATGCCGAAGATCCGCGCACCTTCCTGCCATCGCCCGGAAAGGTCACCAACTATCACGCCGCCGGCGGCATGCATGTCCGCGTCGATAGCGGGCTCTACGCCGGCTATTCGATCCCGCCCTATTACGACAGCATGATCGGCAAGCTGATCGTTTATGGCCGCACGCGTGAAAGCTGCATGATGCGGATGCGCCGCGCGCTCGAGGAAATGGTGATCGCGGGGGTCAAGACGAACATCCCGCTGCATCAGGCGCTGCTCGCCGATCCTGACGTCATCCACGGCGACTATACGATCAAGTGGCTCGAGGAATGGCTGGCCAAGCAGGATGAAGCGGCGAAGGGCTAA
- the accB gene encoding acetyl-CoA carboxylase biotin carboxyl carrier protein, whose protein sequence is MGDHKDNGINIDPAYVRALAELLDDTGLSEIEVEDGERKIRVARQLNAAAAPVAYAPAPVAAPAAAPAAPAAAPAAAAPAADSFVDAVKSPMVGTVYLAPEPSAPNFAAVGSAVKAGDTILIIEAMKVMNPIVAPASGTLKAVHVENSQPVEFDQPLFTIG, encoded by the coding sequence ATGGGTGACCATAAAGACAATGGCATCAACATCGATCCGGCCTATGTCCGCGCGCTCGCCGAGCTGCTCGACGATACCGGATTGTCCGAAATCGAAGTCGAGGATGGCGAGCGCAAGATTCGCGTTGCGCGCCAACTGAACGCCGCCGCGGCGCCGGTTGCATACGCGCCCGCGCCCGTCGCGGCCCCTGCCGCGGCGCCAGCCGCTCCGGCTGCTGCACCCGCTGCCGCCGCGCCCGCAGCCGACAGCTTCGTCGACGCCGTGAAGTCGCCGATGGTCGGCACCGTCTATCTCGCCCCCGAACCGAGCGCGCCCAATTTCGCCGCCGTCGGCTCGGCAGTGAAGGCTGGCGACACGATCCTGATCATCGAGGCGATGAAGGTGATGAACCCGATCGTCGCGCCGGCATCGGGCACGCTCAAGGCCGTGCATGTCGAGAACAGCCAGCCGGTCGAATTCGACCAGCCGCTGTTCACCATCGGCTGA
- a CDS encoding type II 3-dehydroquinate dehydratase, giving the protein MTDKPTVFVFSGPNLNLLGTREPEIYGHDTLNDIHARLEAQAADLGLRVECRQTNHEGVLIDWLHEAYVAGAKAVLLNAGGYTHTSIAIHDAIKSIKVPVIEVHLSDPMKREEFRHISYVGMAAVDHYAGHGAESYTLALDAAARL; this is encoded by the coding sequence TTGACCGACAAGCCGACCGTCTTTGTCTTCTCCGGCCCCAATCTCAACCTGCTCGGCACGCGCGAGCCCGAGATTTACGGCCACGACACGCTGAACGACATCCACGCGCGGCTCGAAGCGCAAGCGGCCGACCTCGGCCTCCGCGTCGAGTGCCGCCAGACGAACCACGAAGGCGTGCTGATCGACTGGCTGCACGAGGCCTATGTCGCGGGCGCCAAGGCCGTGTTGCTCAACGCCGGCGGCTATACGCACACTTCGATCGCGATTCACGACGCGATCAAGTCGATCAAGGTGCCGGTGATCGAGGTCCATCTTTCGGACCCGATGAAGCGCGAAGAGTTCCGTCATATCAGCTATGTAGGCATGGCGGCGGTCGACCATTATGCCGGTCACGGCGCGGAAAGCTACACGCTGGCGCTGGACGCCGCCGCCCGTCTCTGA
- the thiS gene encoding sulfur carrier protein ThiS, translated as MISVILNGETRQVREGSVADLVASLGLDVKKVAVERNRAIVPRSTLADVALAEGDALEIVHFVGGGC; from the coding sequence GTGATTTCTGTGATCCTCAATGGCGAAACACGGCAGGTGCGCGAGGGCAGCGTAGCCGATCTCGTTGCTTCGCTCGGCCTCGATGTGAAAAAGGTCGCCGTCGAGCGCAATCGCGCGATCGTCCCGCGCTCGACGCTCGCCGATGTTGCGCTCGCCGAGGGCGATGCGCTGGAAATCGTTCATTTCGTAGGAGGCGGGTGTTGA
- a CDS encoding bifunctional sulfur carrier protein/thiazole synthase protein — MTDTWSVAGRTFTSRLIVGTGKYKDFEQNAAAVEASGAEIVTVAVRRVNVSDPNAPMLTDYIDPKKITYLPNTAGCFNADDAIRTLRLAREAGGWDLVKLEVLGEAKTLYPNMRETLEATEVLAKEGFLPMVYCVDDPIAAKQLEDAGAVAVMPLGAPIGSGLGIQNRVTIRLIVEGASVPVLVDAGVGTASDAAVAMELGCDGVLMNTAIAEAKDPIRMARAMKLAVEAGRDAYLSGRMGLRKYADPSSPLAGLI; from the coding sequence TTGACCGACACTTGGAGTGTTGCCGGACGGACGTTCACGTCGCGGCTGATTGTCGGGACCGGCAAATATAAGGATTTCGAGCAGAATGCCGCTGCGGTCGAAGCGTCGGGCGCCGAGATCGTCACCGTAGCGGTGCGCCGCGTCAATGTGTCGGACCCGAATGCGCCGATGCTGACCGATTATATCGATCCCAAGAAGATCACCTATTTGCCCAACACAGCGGGCTGCTTCAACGCCGATGACGCGATCCGTACGCTGCGGCTGGCGCGCGAGGCGGGGGGCTGGGATCTGGTGAAGCTCGAGGTGCTCGGCGAGGCGAAGACGCTTTATCCGAACATGCGCGAGACGCTGGAGGCGACCGAAGTGCTCGCGAAAGAGGGCTTCCTGCCGATGGTCTATTGCGTCGACGACCCGATCGCCGCGAAGCAGCTTGAGGACGCGGGCGCGGTCGCGGTGATGCCGCTCGGCGCGCCGATCGGGTCGGGGCTGGGCATCCAGAACCGCGTCACGATCCGCCTGATCGTCGAGGGCGCGTCGGTGCCGGTGCTCGTCGATGCCGGCGTCGGTACCGCGAGCGACGCAGCGGTGGCGATGGAACTCGGTTGCGACGGTGTGCTGATGAACACCGCGATCGCCGAGGCCAAGGACCCGATCCGCATGGCGCGCGCGATGAAGTTGGCGGTCGAGGCGGGGCGCGATGCCTATCTGTCGGGACGCATGGGGCTTCGCAAATATGCCGATCCGTCGAGCCCGCTGGCAGGGTTGATTTGA
- a CDS encoding CsbD family protein, with protein sequence MGELTEKAKGIANEAAGNVKQAAGKATDNERLRAEGEAQERKGEAQNLKGKVQGALGDKI encoded by the coding sequence ATGGGTGAACTGACCGAAAAGGCAAAAGGCATCGCCAATGAAGCTGCCGGCAATGTGAAGCAGGCGGCCGGCAAGGCAACCGACAACGAGCGCCTTCGTGCCGAAGGCGAGGCGCAGGAGCGCAAGGGCGAAGCCCAGAATCTGAAGGGCAAGGTCCAAGGCGCGCTCGGCGACAAGATCTGA
- a CDS encoding DUF1330 domain-containing protein: MSESHIDPEREQFDAFKALPRDTVIHMLNLVRFKDKAAYPAGHPLAEQGLTGAEAYRHYGADSGPIFQRVGGRVVWTGTMEAMVIGPAGEHWDAVFIAEYPNSGAFMEMVTDPVYRQAVIHRQAAVETSRLIRCAPKASRSETVFG; this comes from the coding sequence GTGAGCGAGAGCCACATCGACCCCGAACGCGAACAGTTCGACGCGTTCAAGGCGCTGCCGCGCGACACCGTCATCCACATGCTCAACCTCGTCCGATTCAAGGACAAGGCCGCCTACCCCGCCGGTCACCCGCTGGCGGAACAAGGCCTGACAGGCGCCGAAGCCTATCGTCATTACGGCGCCGATAGCGGCCCCATATTCCAGCGCGTCGGCGGCCGCGTTGTCTGGACCGGAACGATGGAAGCCATGGTGATCGGCCCCGCGGGCGAACATTGGGATGCGGTGTTCATCGCCGAGTATCCGAACAGCGGCGCCTTCATGGAAATGGTCACCGATCCGGTCTACCGGCAGGCGGTGATCCACCGGCAGGCCGCGGTCGAAACGTCGCGGCTGATCCGCTGCGCGCCAAAAGCGTCTCGCTCCGAGACAGTTTTCGGCTGA